The following coding sequences lie in one Leishmania panamensis strain MHOM/PA/94/PSC-1 chromosome 19 sequence genomic window:
- a CDS encoding RNA binding protein, putative (TriTrypDB/GeneDB-style sysID: LpmP.19.0270), translating to MKSNIDVDVAPMGAYHGDGMREPGMSTSEPMQVVYNRIQKRMPMFRNSLVIQEQQMMHMTEELRTLVMDANALRVHYEEALQEKLYIENLAAQAEKRVQNVKEIVDRYVGVKDAVVASDGFTYERETISSYIEGCKEAGGTPTSYQTEKPLTSLLIPNRSLKTLVDRLVTVQKTEPKMPAPVDRNPVQHYSKPMATGRVGNMSGSQNDAQRRSIQGGGKDNLSPVELNAKGERVHPCIRVYGYCNYNENCAYAKYPYDACLSNLKNKCRFKNQCHERHVEFRGPLDDYGNSISENHGPHQEKVASDSMEEMRR from the coding sequence ATGAAATCCAACATCGATGTCGATGTCGCTCCAATGGGTGCCTACCACGGCGATGGCATGAGGGAGCCTGGCATGAGTACGAGTGAGCCAATGCAGGTAGTGTACAACCGCATACAGAAGCGTATGCCCATGTTCCGCAACAGCCTGGTAATTCAAGAGCAGCAGATGATGCACAtgacggaggagctgcgcacgcTGGTGATGGATGCGAATGCCCTGCGGGTGCATTACGAAGAGGCACTTCAGGAGAAGCTGTACATTGAGAACCTCGCCGCGCAGGCGGAGAAACGCGTGCAGAACGTGAAGGAAATTGTAGACCGCTACGTTGGTGTCAAGGACGCAGTGGTAGCCAGCGACGGTTTCACGTATGAGCGCGAGACCATCTCCTCCTACATCGAGGGATGCAAAGAGGCTGGCGGCACGCCGACGTCGTACCAGACAGAAAAGCCGCTGACTTCGCTGCTGATCCCTAACCGCTCTCTCAAGACTTTGGTCGATCGCTTGGTAACGGTGCAGAAGACGGAGCCGAAGATGCCGGCGCCAGTCGACCGCAACCCGGTGCAGCACTACTCAAAGCCAATGGCGACAGGTCGTGTAGGGAACATGTCTGGCAGCCAGAACGACGCCCAACGGCGCAGCATTCAGGGCGGCGGAAAGGACAACCTCAGCCCGGTGGAGCTGAACGCTAAAGGGGAGCGAGTCCACCCATGCATTCGTGTGTACGGGTACTGCAACTACAACGAGAACTGCGCGTACGCGAAGTATCCGTACGATGCATGTCTTTCGAATCTCAAGAATAAGTGCCGCTTCAAAAATCAGTGCCACGAGCGCCACGTCGAGTTCCGTGGCCCATTGGATGACTACGGCAACTCCATTTCGGAAAACCATGGACCTCATCAAGAGAAGGTTGCGTCCGACTCCATGGAAGAGATGAGGAGGTAG